One part of the Haliotis asinina isolate JCU_RB_2024 chromosome 2, JCU_Hal_asi_v2, whole genome shotgun sequence genome encodes these proteins:
- the LOC137274080 gene encoding protein mab-21-like 2, translated as MLLEGSSPDMMAAQSKLLFQLNKYYNERVQSRKGTVSKTVREVCKVVQDVLKEVEVQEPRFISSLTEVNGRYEGLEVVSPAEYEVVLYLNQMGVFNFVDDGTIPGCAVLKLSDGRKRSMSLWVEFITASGYLSARKIRSRFQTLVAQAVDKCSYRDVVKMIPDTTEVRLRIKERFVVQITPAFRCGGIWCRSAAHWPVPHTPWPNPNLVAEVKTEGFDLLSKESIYMKDKQSAAEGDAWVMSFRYAEDRLLYGGCRRKCLSILKALRDRHLDQPGQPIMSYHLKTLLLYECEKHPREVEWDDTCLGDRINGILLQLISCLQNRRCPHYFLPNVDLFKGKSTSAMDNAAKQVWRILRELLTNPRSLDKL; from the coding sequence ATGCTGCTGGAAGGGTCAAGCCCGGACATGATGGCAGCTCAGTCCAAGCTGTTGTTCCAGCTCAACAAATACTACAATGAACGGGTGCAGTCCCGGAAGGGGACTGTGTCTAAGACTGTCCGCGAGGTTTGCAAAGTGGTGCAGGACGTCCTTAAAGAAGTAGAAGTCCAGGAACCAAGGTTCATCTCCTCCCTGACCGAAGTGAACGGCAGGTATGAGGGTCTTGAGGTTGTGTCCCCAGCAGAGTACGAAGTGGTGTTGTACCTCAATCAGATGGGGGTGTTCAACTTCGTGGACGATGGCACTATCCCCGGGTGTGCTGTACTCAAGCTCAGTGATGGAAGAAAGCGATCTATGTCTCTGTGGGTAGAATTTATCACAGCATCCGGGTACCTCTCAGCACGCAAAATCCGGTCGCGTTTTCAGACGCTCGTGGCCCAGGCTGTTGACAAATGTAGCTACCGGGATGTTGTGAAAATGATCCCTGATACCACGGAAGTAAGGTTGAGAATCAAAGAAAGATTTGTAGTTCAGATTACCCCTGCGTTTCGATGTGGAGGTATTTGGTGCCGATCGGCCGCCCACTGGCCGGTGCCTCACACCCCATGGCCAAACCCGAACCTCGTGGCAGAGGTGAAAACCGAGGGATTTGACTTGTTATCTAAAGAGAGTATCTACATGAAGGATAAACAGTCGGCGGCGGAGGGTGACGCCTGGGTGATGTCATTCCGCTATGCCGAGGACCGACTACTGTACGGCGGTTGTAGAAGGAAATGTCTGAGTATTCTCAAGGCCCTACGGGACAGACACCTGGACCAGCCCGGCCAACCTATTATGAGCTACCACCTGAAGACCCTGCTCCTTTATGAGTGTGAAAAACACCCGCGAGAAGTGGAATGGGACGATACCTGTTTGGGGGACAGGATCAACGGAATTCTTCTTCAACTTATATCCTGTCTTCAAAACAGGCGCTGCCCCCATTATTTTCTGCCAAACGTTGATCTCTTCAAAGGCAAGTCAACATCAGCCATGGACAATGCTGCTAAACAGGTATGGAGAATACTTCGAGAACTGCTCACAAATCCAAGAAGCCTGGACAAGCTCTGA